From Erigeron canadensis isolate Cc75 chromosome 8, C_canadensis_v1, whole genome shotgun sequence, one genomic window encodes:
- the LOC122578295 gene encoding fasciclin-like arabinogalactan protein 13 translates to MASPLILLALTNFLFLIPSTLCQSTTAPAPAGPAGPINVTDILAKGGQYTALLRLMNETRVLDQLPNQLNNSNQGMTLLAPTDNAFLNLPAGTINGLSEQQKVQLVLIHVLPKYYSLDDFSTVSNPVQTQGSGSRGSYGLNFTARGNQVNVSSGVVDTQISNPLRQIFPFAVYSIDKVLLPPFKSEAPAPEASKPAGKPAAKGPSSQAADGDSPPSKNGGGRKMDMGIGLFGGVIVLFCMAFL, encoded by the coding sequence ATGGCTTCCCCTCTAATTCTCCTAGCCTTAACCAACTTTCTCTTCCTGATCCCATCAACACTATGTCAATCGACAACTGCCCCTGCTCCAGCCGGGCCGGCTGGCCCGATCAATGTGACAGACATTCTAGCCAAAGGTGGTCAGTATACGGCTCTTCTTCGCCTCATGAACGAAACCCGAGTCCTAGACCAACTCCCAAACCAACTCAACAACTCAAACCAAGGCATGACCCTTCTAGCACCAACAGACAATGCCTTCCTTAACCTTCCAGCTGGCACTATCAACGGTTTATCCGAACAACAAAAAGTCCAACTTGTATTAATCCATGTTCTTCCTAAATACTATTCTTTAGACGATTTTAGCACGGTTAGCAACCCGGTTCAAACACAGGGCAGTGGAAGCAGGGGAAGTTATGGTTTGAACTTCACTGCAAGAGGGAACCAAGTAAATGTGTCAAGTGGTGTTGTTGACACTCAAATTAGTAACCCTTTGAGACAAATCTTCCCTTTTGCAGTTTACTCTATTGATAAAGTACTGTTGCCACCATTTAAGAGTGAAGCCCCTGCCCCAGAGGCTTCAAAACCCGCCGGGAAGCCCGCGGCTAAGGGACCGAGTTCCCAAGCCGCAGATGGTGATTCACCACCCTCAAAGAATGGAGGTGGAAGGAAGATGGATATGGGAATAGGTTTGTTTGGAGGTGTAATTGTGTTGTTTTGCATGGCATTTTTGTAA